A region from the Corticium candelabrum chromosome 14, ooCorCand1.1, whole genome shotgun sequence genome encodes:
- the LOC134189605 gene encoding growth arrest-specific protein 7-like isoform X1: MCEVVHVLYDYLPSDQPHALKLAAGEIVRVAERSDDGWCLGTVGNHQLERTGWFPASYAAVIQGVQLQAGEYVDQAVRAVLSSGHGDQKLYYTNVNTNETSWQLPIMKSEAQQTPRARNDIQEHIAKAKGEVASTSSTDKISEQVVLRKKSVTSESQKQETIVYTHHSVTFNAGHSSQSQTLLSPDRMSYVDYFWSDKGDETGIDILVGRHIKGKLAVKDMASFMRERAALEEAYARSLSKLANTVFLAADHSDGTVEKAWSSMKKSLQEESSYRSAFAEKLLHEVEQPMLKFKDGQKKERKSFAALLAEGRKQLTSKYATAQRARAGVAAKQRELESRSAIMGDLEDDKRQSEIRKAKRKSVSAEESLRTSVFAYNEVQNKWVENMVEACKAFEAAENDKADFLKSKMGKYGELIRIANISSIKSCDKMMATVQDIDPQHDREIFIRASATGSKRPTDLQF, translated from the exons ATGTGCGAAGTCGTCCACGTTCTGTACGATTACTTGCCGTCTGACCAGCCGCATGCACTGAAATTGGCTGCAGGAGAAATTGTTCGAGTAGCTGAACGGTCAGACGACGGTTGGTGCCTAGGAACTGTGGGAAATCATCAGTTGGAACGTACTGGATGGTTCCCTGCTTCCTATGCTGCCGTCATACAAGGCGTGCAA CTACAAGCTGGTGAATATGTAGACCAAGCAGTTAGAGCTGTATTGTCAAGTGGCCATGGAGATCAGAAGTTGTATTATACAAACGTCAACACAAATG AGACTAGCTGGCAACTCCCTATTATGAAATCAGAAGCTCAACAAACTCCTAGAGCACGAAACGATATTCAGGAACACATTGCCAAAGCTAAAGGAGAAGTTGCATCTACTAGTTCTACTGATAAGATAAGTGAACAAG TTGTCTTGAGAAAGAAATCCGTGACGTCAGAATCTCAG AAACAGGAAACTATTGTATACACA CATCATTCTGTAACCTTCAATGCTGGCCACAGTTCGCAGAGTCAGACGTTGCTGAGTCCAGACAGAATGAGCTATGTTGACTACTTTTGG AGTGACAAGGGAGATGAGACTGGAATAGACATTTTAGTGGGGAGACATATTAAGGGAAAGCTTGCAGTGAAGGATATGGCTAGCTTTATGCGTGAACG AGCTGCACTTGAGGAGGCGTATGCACGAAGTTTGTCAAAGTTAGCAAATACAGTATTCCTAGCTGCAGACCACTCCGATGG AACTGTTGAAAAAGCATGGAGTAGTATGAAGAAGAGTCTTCAGGAAGAATCTTCGTATCGGTCCGCATTTGCTGAGAAA TTGCTGCATGAGGTTGAGCAGCCGATGTTGAAATTCAAAGATGGACAAAAGAAGGAAAGAAAATCG TTTGCAGCTCTTCTTGCTGAGGGAAGGAAACAGTTGACTTCCAAGTATGCTACTGCTCAAAGG GCCAGGGCAGGAGTTGCAGCAAAACAGCGTGAATTGGAAAGCAGGTCAGCTATAATGGGCGACTTGGAAGATGATAAA AGGCAGAGTGAAATTAGAAAAGCAAAACGGAAGTCTGTCAGTGCAG AAGAGAGTCTTAGAACATCTGTCTTTGCCTACAATGAGGTGCAAAACAAGTGGGTTGAAAACATGGTAGAAGCCTGCAAG GCATTTGAGGCTGCAGAAAATGACAAAGCAGATTTCTTGAAATCAAAGATGGGAAAGTATGGAGAGCTCATAAGAATTGCGAACATTTCATCCATAAAG TCTTGCGACAAAATGATGGCAACTGTGCAAGACATCGACCCACAACATGACCGTGAGATATTTATTCGGGCAAGTGCTACAGGTTCAAAGCGGCCCACTGATCTGCAGTTCTAA
- the LOC134189605 gene encoding growth arrest-specific protein 7-like isoform X2 yields MCEVVHVLYDYLPSDQPHALKLAAGEIVRVAERSDDGWCLGTVGNHQLERTGWFPASYAAVIQGVQLQAGEYVDQAVRAVLSSGHGDQKLYYTNVNTNETSWQLPIMKSEAQQTPRARNDIQEHIAKAKGEVASTSSTDKISEQVVLRKKSVTSESQKQETIVYTHHSVTFNAGHSSQSQTLLSPDRMSYVDYFWSDKGDETGIDILVGRHIKGKLAVKDMASFMRERAALEEAYARSLSKLANTVFLAADHSDGTVEKAWSSMKKSLQEESSYRSAFAEKLLHEVEQPMLKFKDGQKKERKSFAALLAEGRKQLTSKYATAQRARAGVAAKQRELESRSAIMGDLEDDKRQSEIRKAKRKSVSAGNFTLFNYFLVTKENTTIV; encoded by the exons ATGTGCGAAGTCGTCCACGTTCTGTACGATTACTTGCCGTCTGACCAGCCGCATGCACTGAAATTGGCTGCAGGAGAAATTGTTCGAGTAGCTGAACGGTCAGACGACGGTTGGTGCCTAGGAACTGTGGGAAATCATCAGTTGGAACGTACTGGATGGTTCCCTGCTTCCTATGCTGCCGTCATACAAGGCGTGCAA CTACAAGCTGGTGAATATGTAGACCAAGCAGTTAGAGCTGTATTGTCAAGTGGCCATGGAGATCAGAAGTTGTATTATACAAACGTCAACACAAATG AGACTAGCTGGCAACTCCCTATTATGAAATCAGAAGCTCAACAAACTCCTAGAGCACGAAACGATATTCAGGAACACATTGCCAAAGCTAAAGGAGAAGTTGCATCTACTAGTTCTACTGATAAGATAAGTGAACAAG TTGTCTTGAGAAAGAAATCCGTGACGTCAGAATCTCAG AAACAGGAAACTATTGTATACACA CATCATTCTGTAACCTTCAATGCTGGCCACAGTTCGCAGAGTCAGACGTTGCTGAGTCCAGACAGAATGAGCTATGTTGACTACTTTTGG AGTGACAAGGGAGATGAGACTGGAATAGACATTTTAGTGGGGAGACATATTAAGGGAAAGCTTGCAGTGAAGGATATGGCTAGCTTTATGCGTGAACG AGCTGCACTTGAGGAGGCGTATGCACGAAGTTTGTCAAAGTTAGCAAATACAGTATTCCTAGCTGCAGACCACTCCGATGG AACTGTTGAAAAAGCATGGAGTAGTATGAAGAAGAGTCTTCAGGAAGAATCTTCGTATCGGTCCGCATTTGCTGAGAAA TTGCTGCATGAGGTTGAGCAGCCGATGTTGAAATTCAAAGATGGACAAAAGAAGGAAAGAAAATCG TTTGCAGCTCTTCTTGCTGAGGGAAGGAAACAGTTGACTTCCAAGTATGCTACTGCTCAAAGG GCCAGGGCAGGAGTTGCAGCAAAACAGCGTGAATTGGAAAGCAGGTCAGCTATAATGGGCGACTTGGAAGATGATAAA AGGCAGAGTGAAATTAGAAAAGCAAAACGGAAGTCTGTCAGTGCAG GCAACTTCACTCTATTTAACTACTTTTTAGTTACAAAGGAGAACACAACTATTGTATAG